In Desulfomonilaceae bacterium, one genomic interval encodes:
- a CDS encoding ATP-binding protein, whose translation MKNEDKTQQELTDEIIGLRKRIEQLEQSEKLARDRAEFVQELLDCYPGFISAWDTKGILLFANQTFINHCGYPREHIVGKPATELYPPSEVSRMSKLYVELFDKPDGAFVSGTVHGLNSKGEWVLVESELVKKLNPPICGYVGFGRDVTRKVTAHEDYKESVEALGTIFNSVQDAFLIHDKSGIIIQFNEKMIEISGLDSVRTVVDPSKADSYYSPEDNSVDLRSVWEEVLSGTVKQLEYKIKRPSDGKIFDADIFMRSIRLKGEDHILVSIRDITEKKRATDELNRALALASMLRTQAEAASAAKSEFLTNMSHELRTPLNAILGFSELLEEQWCGKLNEKQLEYAREIYGAGRHLLQLINDILDLAKVESGKMDLRPSIVDLSQLLENSLIMIKEKAIKRGLALELDISDEFSEENILADDVRLKQIIMNLLSNAAKFTPSGGVIHLEARKQENEVLISVSDTGIGIKPQDKERIFQEFEQVDSSFSRQEEGTGLGLSLTRRLVELHGGRIWVESEGENKGSVFSFTIPFVAADKPETEAISSQTGDGLHPRLRWMLSSEADCRPTVMVVEDNTANMKLATNLLEAGGYNVLQAFSAEEAIKRAEPEKPSLILMDISLPGMDGLTATKVLKGNPATTHIPIVALTAHAMKDDELRATEVGCAAYILKPIDTRIFYGTLSTLLKSEHSGAAA comes from the coding sequence ATGAAAAACGAAGACAAGACCCAACAAGAACTCACTGATGAAATTATTGGGCTTCGTAAACGTATCGAACAATTAGAGCAATCAGAGAAGTTAGCCCGAGATAGGGCTGAGTTTGTACAGGAACTGTTGGACTGTTATCCAGGATTCATATCAGCATGGGACACTAAAGGCATCCTCCTGTTTGCCAATCAAACATTCATAAATCATTGCGGTTATCCCCGGGAGCATATTGTTGGCAAACCTGCCACTGAACTTTATCCTCCTTCGGAAGTTTCACGAATGTCTAAATTATATGTTGAGTTATTCGATAAACCGGATGGAGCCTTTGTGTCAGGCACTGTTCATGGCCTTAATAGTAAAGGTGAATGGGTCTTAGTTGAATCAGAGTTAGTCAAGAAACTCAATCCTCCAATCTGCGGTTATGTAGGATTTGGTCGTGATGTCACCCGTAAGGTGACTGCTCACGAGGATTACAAGGAGTCCGTGGAGGCTTTGGGCACAATCTTTAATAGTGTTCAAGACGCTTTCTTGATTCATGACAAATCCGGAATAATTATCCAGTTCAACGAAAAAATGATCGAAATCTCTGGTCTGGACTCTGTCCGCACTGTCGTGGATCCATCAAAGGCTGATTCTTATTATAGCCCTGAAGATAACTCAGTTGATTTGCGCTCGGTGTGGGAAGAGGTACTCTCTGGAACTGTAAAGCAGCTTGAATACAAGATCAAACGCCCTTCAGATGGTAAAATATTCGACGCAGATATTTTCATGCGGTCTATCCGATTAAAGGGTGAAGATCATATTCTGGTTTCCATTAGAGACATCACCGAGAAAAAGCGGGCAACCGATGAACTCAACAGGGCGTTGGCGCTGGCTTCTATGCTTCGAACTCAAGCTGAGGCTGCAAGCGCAGCCAAGAGCGAGTTCCTCACAAATATGAGCCATGAACTACGCACTCCTTTGAACGCCATTCTCGGTTTCTCGGAACTTCTTGAGGAACAGTGGTGTGGGAAGTTGAATGAGAAGCAGTTGGAATACGCCAGGGAGATTTACGGAGCGGGACGCCATCTCTTGCAACTGATCAACGACATTCTGGATCTGGCAAAGGTTGAATCAGGCAAGATGGACCTGAGGCCATCCATCGTAGATTTAAGCCAGTTGTTGGAAAACAGTCTAATCATGATAAAGGAGAAAGCTATAAAAAGAGGCTTAGCCCTTGAACTTGACATATCTGATGAATTCTCCGAGGAAAATATTCTGGCCGACGATGTGAGGCTCAAACAGATCATTATGAACCTGCTATCCAACGCCGCCAAATTTACACCTTCAGGAGGCGTCATTCATCTAGAGGCCAGAAAGCAGGAGAATGAGGTCCTGATTAGTGTGTCCGATACCGGCATAGGAATCAAACCCCAGGATAAGGAGAGGATCTTTCAGGAGTTCGAGCAGGTTGATTCTTCGTTCTCTCGACAGGAAGAAGGAACTGGACTTGGGCTCTCTTTGACCCGTCGCCTGGTGGAACTGCACGGGGGCCGTATATGGGTTGAGAGTGAAGGAGAAAACAAGGGTAGCGTATTCAGTTTCACCATTCCTTTCGTGGCCGCAGACAAACCAGAAACAGAGGCTATTTCGTCTCAGACAGGTGACGGCCTACATCCCCGTTTGCGCTGGATGCTATCGTCTGAAGCTGATTGCCGACCAACAGTTATGGTGGTTGAGGACAACACCGCCAACATGAAACTCGCCACTAATTTGCTGGAAGCGGGAGGATATAACGTACTCCAGGCATTCTCGGCTGAAGAGGCAATAAAGAGGGCTGAACCTGAGAAACCCTCTCTTATTCTAATGGACATTTCTCTCCCGGGTATGGATGGACTGACGGCCACCAAAGTGTTGAAGGGTAATCCCGCCACAACCCACATCCCTATAGTGGCCCTAACGGCTCACGCCATGAAAGATGACGAATTACGGGCCACGGAAGTGGGCTGCGCCGCGTATATACTCAAACCCATTGATACGAGAATTTTCTACGGCACGCTGTCGACGCTTTTAAAATCAGAGCACTCCGGGGCCGCAGCATAG
- a CDS encoding ATP-binding protein, giving the protein MNAWLKADTTLEAKSASVDMNGDPAGKPERLRRAQISQVYSHSLEGGIAALLGSLAFAGALWNTISHDRLIAWISCYVAIFTVRLLLVSAFRKAAPTGKELFPWGTRHILVTTLSGLVWTAAAVFLFPEDSEYLQIFMIIFVGGIVAGAVVVYSPTNEYLINILLVLVPLSCRFIYQGADFDAPIGWILLVFGGFMALLGHNIHKLYGELLTLRFEKDDLIEELKADILWRKRDNEATNQLRVQAEAANSAKSEFLTNMSHELRTPLTAIIGFAELLSQQFFGKLNEKQMAYVNDIFDSGHLLLQLINDILDLARVESGKMELKISSVRLSQLLENCQSMVRGRVARRGLDLDLVIQEDLTRIEILADEIKLKQILVNLLSNATKFTPSGGCIRLSVERFGDELMFSASDTGIGLKPEAKRLIFEPFEKLDSSLSCPESGTGLGLALVKKLVGLHGGRIWVESEGEGKGSTFSFVIPFLKSSKDRIEKTERFSGAATIRSQRLIPDLLVEAPEIPKVLVVEDNKTHMKLLVNLLEAGGYEVIQAASAEEGIRSLEINNPAIILMDMSLPGVDGLAATRIIKSNPITKHIPIVALTANTMKFDATIARESGCDAYLVKPVGIWIFYRTLAELVKSSDEDPVA; this is encoded by the coding sequence GTGAACGCGTGGCTGAAGGCTGACACAACGCTGGAAGCAAAGAGCGCCTCCGTGGACATGAATGGTGATCCCGCAGGAAAGCCGGAGCGTCTTCGCCGCGCCCAAATTAGCCAAGTATATTCTCATTCTCTTGAAGGAGGGATAGCTGCGCTATTGGGGAGCCTCGCTTTTGCCGGGGCCCTGTGGAATACGATATCACACGACAGACTAATAGCATGGATTTCATGCTACGTAGCGATATTTACCGTTCGACTTCTCCTTGTATCAGCATTCCGAAAAGCGGCGCCTACCGGAAAGGAATTATTCCCCTGGGGAACCCGCCACATTTTGGTGACGACTTTGAGTGGTCTGGTTTGGACGGCCGCTGCGGTTTTTCTTTTCCCTGAAGACTCCGAATATCTTCAGATTTTCATGATCATTTTTGTGGGGGGCATAGTCGCCGGGGCCGTAGTAGTTTACTCTCCAACCAATGAATACTTGATCAACATTCTTCTGGTCCTCGTTCCGCTTTCATGCCGATTTATTTATCAGGGCGCAGACTTTGATGCGCCAATCGGATGGATTTTGCTTGTTTTCGGTGGTTTTATGGCTCTATTGGGCCACAATATCCACAAGCTTTATGGAGAATTACTAACACTGAGATTTGAAAAAGACGACCTGATTGAAGAACTCAAGGCTGACATCTTATGGCGAAAACGAGACAACGAAGCCACAAATCAGCTTAGGGTTCAGGCAGAGGCTGCGAACTCAGCCAAGAGTGAGTTCCTGACGAACATGAGTCATGAACTCCGCACACCGTTGACTGCAATTATCGGTTTCGCGGAACTACTGTCCCAACAATTTTTCGGGAAGCTTAATGAAAAGCAAATGGCGTATGTAAATGATATCTTTGACTCTGGTCACCTTCTGCTCCAACTCATCAATGACATACTTGATCTGGCTAGAGTCGAATCAGGAAAAATGGAACTGAAGATCTCCAGCGTTAGATTGAGTCAATTACTGGAAAATTGCCAAAGCATGGTCAGGGGAAGAGTCGCTAGGCGAGGTTTGGACCTTGATCTGGTAATCCAAGAAGATCTAACTAGAATAGAGATTCTCGCCGATGAGATTAAGCTGAAACAGATTCTCGTCAACCTGCTTTCCAACGCAACCAAGTTTACTCCCTCGGGGGGTTGCATCCGATTGAGCGTTGAGCGGTTCGGGGATGAGCTTATGTTCAGCGCTTCCGACACAGGTATAGGCTTAAAACCAGAGGCTAAAAGGCTCATCTTTGAACCGTTCGAAAAATTGGACTCTTCTCTTTCCTGCCCTGAATCAGGGACAGGACTAGGCCTTGCCTTGGTGAAGAAATTAGTTGGACTTCACGGAGGCCGAATCTGGGTAGAGAGTGAGGGTGAGGGCAAGGGCAGCACATTCAGTTTTGTGATTCCCTTCTTGAAATCTTCGAAAGACAGAATAGAGAAGACTGAGCGGTTTTCAGGAGCAGCAACTATACGGTCCCAGAGGCTGATCCCTGATCTTCTCGTTGAAGCTCCGGAAATCCCTAAGGTCCTTGTTGTAGAAGACAATAAGACTCACATGAAGTTGCTGGTAAACTTACTGGAAGCCGGGGGTTATGAAGTGATTCAAGCGGCTTCGGCTGAAGAGGGAATAAGGAGTTTGGAAATTAATAATCCTGCTATTATTCTCATGGACATGTCTCTTCCAGGCGTGGATGGATTGGCTGCCACCAGGATCATAAAAAGCAATCCGATTACCAAGCATATTCCAATTGTCGCTCTAACAGCAAATACAATGAAGTTTGACGCAACCATTGCTAGGGAATCAGGTTGTGACGCATATCTAGTCAAGCCAGTTGGCATCTGGATTTTCTACCGAACTCTTGCTGAGCTTGTTAAATCATCGGACGAAGATCCAGTCGCATAG
- a CDS encoding sigma 54-interacting transcriptional regulator, with protein MNQPGHILVVDDDLKSQNVIKAFVEFLGYTSEGASDGLQALDKLKSGFDLVLLDIMMPGMNGFEVVRRIRENPDSSDIPIIMLTVLDDKETRLRAVEAGANDFINKPIERLELQVRIASLIKIKDTQDAIKRHKADLEETVKQRTSELILAKDILELEIKERKLVEQELLLSQQRLELAMQASDLGTWDWSIDSDELCFDRRWSSRLGYSSDEIDTNTGTWLNRMHPDDKMCYLKNLKSHLKNCSPYFEAEYRLRTKSGEWRWILDRGRVVNRDPSGNPLKMAGIYLDIADRKRLDEKLHETTERLKAVFSSARDCIFVKNSEQEYTEVNPYFANILGRSESEILGHKDTELFEKDAAEVLGDIDSRVLKGESIEQEQTRKVNGYPRTFLDTKVPMRNSQGEIIGVIGISREITERKRNSQPVPIKMPNSKAMRSVLHFALLAAETDSIVLLSGESGSGKDYLARQIHDHSKRSSGPYFEINCASVSHELAESELFGHESGAFTGAKGLKRGLLELAEGGTILLNEIGELSLPLQSKLLTFLDTRQFTRVGGVKHLTVGARLIAASNRNLEKEVKLNRFRQDLFFRLNVFSVDVPPLRDRTEDIPDMVSNLLAELAHKMGLNFQPQIEPEVIKAFKSYAWPGNIRELRNVLERALILCDRRSIRLDHVKLNSQSLSHNPVSEWSITVGFPKNENINDVAMNLKRLLVVEAINRAKGSRKGAAELLGVGIDSIKHYIKIFDLNRCTD; from the coding sequence ATGAACCAACCTGGACATATTCTTGTAGTTGATGACGACCTAAAGAGTCAAAATGTGATTAAAGCCTTTGTGGAATTCCTTGGATACACGTCGGAAGGCGCTAGCGACGGGTTGCAGGCTCTGGATAAGTTGAAATCAGGCTTCGATCTAGTGTTATTGGATATCATGATGCCGGGAATGAATGGGTTTGAGGTAGTCCGGCGTATCAGGGAGAACCCTGATTCTAGTGATATTCCCATCATCATGCTTACAGTCCTTGATGACAAAGAGACACGCCTTCGGGCCGTCGAAGCGGGGGCCAACGATTTTATTAACAAGCCCATTGAGCGACTGGAGCTCCAAGTCCGAATAGCTTCATTAATCAAGATCAAGGATACTCAAGATGCGATCAAGCGCCACAAGGCAGATCTCGAGGAAACTGTTAAACAGCGAACGTCCGAACTTATTTTAGCAAAGGACATTCTCGAACTGGAGATTAAGGAACGTAAACTAGTTGAACAAGAACTACTCCTTAGTCAGCAGAGACTAGAATTGGCAATGCAAGCCTCAGACCTAGGCACTTGGGATTGGAGCATCGATTCCGATGAACTTTGTTTCGATCGGCGTTGGAGTTCACGTCTAGGTTATTCATCGGATGAAATCGATACAAATACCGGCACATGGTTAAATCGCATGCACCCGGACGACAAGATGTGTTATCTGAAGAATTTGAAAAGTCACCTAAAGAATTGCTCCCCTTATTTTGAAGCAGAATATCGGCTCCGAACAAAATCAGGAGAATGGAGATGGATTCTTGACCGAGGGAGGGTTGTGAACCGTGATCCAAGCGGTAATCCACTAAAAATGGCCGGGATCTATCTCGACATTGCCGATCGCAAACGACTTGACGAAAAATTGCACGAAACCACAGAACGTCTTAAAGCTGTTTTCAGCAGCGCCAGAGATTGTATTTTTGTCAAAAATTCGGAACAAGAATATACCGAGGTGAATCCGTATTTTGCGAACATCCTTGGACGCTCGGAATCCGAGATACTGGGACACAAGGACACGGAACTGTTCGAAAAGGACGCGGCTGAAGTCTTGGGAGATATCGACTCTCGTGTACTAAAGGGTGAATCCATAGAGCAAGAGCAAACGCGAAAAGTAAATGGATATCCCAGGACCTTTCTTGACACAAAGGTCCCGATGCGCAATAGCCAGGGGGAAATAATTGGCGTTATCGGTATTAGCCGTGAAATTACCGAACGTAAGCGCAATTCTCAGCCTGTTCCAATCAAGATGCCTAATTCCAAAGCTATGCGTTCAGTGTTGCATTTCGCCCTATTGGCCGCCGAAACTGACTCAATAGTGTTGCTTTCCGGCGAGAGCGGATCTGGGAAAGATTACCTTGCCCGTCAAATCCATGACCATTCGAAACGCTCAAGTGGGCCATATTTCGAAATCAACTGTGCCAGCGTATCACATGAATTAGCCGAATCAGAGCTTTTTGGACACGAGTCGGGGGCCTTTACCGGAGCCAAAGGCCTTAAACGAGGATTATTAGAGTTGGCAGAGGGCGGAACGATCCTCCTAAATGAAATTGGAGAACTTTCGCTTCCGCTGCAATCAAAGCTGCTTACATTTCTCGACACTAGACAATTCACCCGGGTGGGGGGTGTGAAACATCTTACTGTAGGCGCCAGACTCATCGCTGCGAGCAACCGAAACCTCGAGAAAGAGGTAAAATTAAATCGTTTTAGACAGGACCTATTTTTTCGATTGAACGTTTTTTCTGTTGATGTCCCTCCGCTGCGAGACAGAACTGAAGATATCCCAGATATGGTTTCCAATTTATTGGCCGAGTTGGCGCATAAGATGGGACTAAATTTTCAACCTCAAATAGAGCCTGAGGTTATAAAAGCTTTTAAGTCTTATGCCTGGCCTGGAAATATCAGAGAACTTCGCAACGTATTGGAACGAGCGTTGATTCTGTGCGACAGGCGGTCCATACGGCTTGACCACGTTAAATTGAATTCCCAATCCTTGTCCCATAACCCTGTATCAGAATGGTCAATCACCGTTGGTTTTCCTAAAAACGAGAACATAAACGATGTGGCCATGAATCTGAAACGGTTACTCGTCGTAGAGGCGATTAACAGAGCTAAGGGTAGTCGTAAAGGCGCCGCGGAGTTACTAGGTGTTGGGATTGATTCTATCAAACATTACATAAAGATTTTTGATCTGAACAGGTGCACCGATTAA